One region of Salinirubrum litoreum genomic DNA includes:
- a CDS encoding histone deacetylase family protein, giving the protein MQFGYSEACLEHDTGDRHPENPDRLRAIKRGLQKRHGVEYVDADPASTAAVAAVHDEDYVADVESFCERGGGNWDPDTVASDETWDAALASAGLAQWAAEDALRGADGRRTPFSLGRPPGHHAVEDDAMGFCFFNNAAVAAQSVLDDGPADSVAIFDWDVHHGNGTQDIFYDRGDVFYASFHEDGLYPGTGELDEIGVGDGKGATLNVPLPAGAGDADYLLANDEVLAPALARFDPDLLVVSAGFDAHRHDPISRMRVSTEGYALLTERMQEIRDDVDCPLAFVLEGGYGLDTLSDGVATVHETFDGRSPIDPDEDPDEDVVELVAEAREMHDLD; this is encoded by the coding sequence ATGCAGTTCGGCTACAGCGAAGCCTGTCTGGAGCACGACACCGGCGACCGGCACCCGGAGAACCCAGACCGCCTCCGGGCGATCAAGCGCGGCCTCCAGAAGCGTCACGGCGTCGAGTACGTGGACGCCGACCCCGCGAGTACGGCCGCTGTAGCCGCCGTCCACGACGAGGACTACGTCGCCGACGTCGAGTCCTTCTGTGAACGCGGCGGCGGCAACTGGGACCCCGACACCGTCGCCAGCGACGAGACGTGGGACGCCGCGCTCGCGTCGGCCGGCCTCGCCCAGTGGGCCGCCGAGGACGCGCTCCGAGGGGCAGACGGTCGCCGGACGCCCTTCTCGCTCGGCAGACCGCCGGGACACCACGCCGTCGAGGACGACGCGATGGGCTTCTGTTTCTTCAACAACGCGGCGGTCGCGGCCCAGTCGGTCCTGGACGACGGACCGGCCGACAGCGTGGCGATCTTCGACTGGGACGTCCACCACGGCAACGGGACACAGGACATCTTCTACGACCGGGGCGACGTGTTCTACGCCTCCTTCCACGAGGACGGCCTGTATCCGGGCACCGGCGAGTTGGACGAGATCGGCGTCGGCGACGGGAAGGGCGCGACGCTGAACGTGCCGCTCCCGGCCGGTGCCGGTGACGCCGACTACCTACTGGCCAACGACGAGGTGCTCGCGCCGGCACTCGCCCGGTTCGATCCGGACCTGCTCGTCGTCAGTGCGGGCTTCGACGCCCACCGGCACGACCCGATCTCGCGGATGCGCGTCTCGACGGAGGGCTACGCCCTCTTGACCGAGCGGATGCAGGAGATCAGAGACGACGTGGACTGCCCGCTGGCGTTCGTACTGGAGGGGGGATACGGCCTCGACACGCTCTCGGACGGCGTGGCGACGGTCCACGAGACGTTCGACGGCCGGAGTCCCATCGACCCCGACGAGGACCCCGACGAGGACGTGGTCGAACTGGTCGCCGAGGCCCGTGAGATGCACGACCTGGACTGA
- the cca gene encoding CCA tRNA nucleotidyltransferase, producing MTDLDAVVARVRDRIDPSADERQRMADATATLLSRVESATADLPVPTDAIQVGSTARGTWLSGDRDIDLFVRFPPDLDRETLERYGLQVGHAVLPDGHEEYAEHPYVKGEFEGFEVDLVPCYDVDDASEIQSAVDRTPFHTEYLRGRLTDDLAADVRVCKRFLKGIGAYGSNLRTRGFSGYLTELLVVEYGGFRPLLDAASDWQPPVELDPEDHGTATFDDPLVVIDPTDPERNVAAVCAPENVARLQHYARDLLATPREDLFFPPDTEPLAAEDLRRHLERRGTTPVAVVFETPDIVADQLYPQLRRSLSGVRSELDRRGFDVLRATTFADDRAVLLCELEVAERPAIQRHGGPPVHVREHAEGFFGTYADGEADSADADDPPAVYGPFLDGDRFVVERDREFTSAADFLRSDALFDVALGTHVATALDAGYDVLVGDDLASLTDEFGVELAGYFDPKP from the coding sequence ATGACCGACCTCGACGCCGTCGTGGCGCGCGTCCGCGACCGCATCGACCCTTCGGCCGACGAACGCCAGCGCATGGCCGACGCCACGGCGACCCTCCTGTCGCGCGTCGAGTCCGCCACCGCCGACCTCCCCGTCCCGACAGACGCGATCCAGGTCGGCTCGACGGCTCGCGGTACGTGGCTCTCGGGCGACCGCGACATCGACCTGTTCGTGCGCTTCCCGCCGGACCTGGACCGCGAGACGCTGGAACGCTACGGCCTGCAGGTCGGCCACGCGGTCCTCCCGGACGGCCACGAGGAGTACGCCGAACACCCCTACGTCAAAGGCGAGTTCGAGGGGTTCGAGGTCGACCTCGTCCCCTGCTACGACGTCGACGACGCGTCCGAGATCCAGTCGGCGGTCGACCGCACGCCCTTCCACACCGAGTATCTCCGGGGACGCCTGACCGACGACCTCGCGGCCGACGTGCGCGTCTGTAAACGCTTCCTGAAGGGTATCGGTGCCTACGGAAGCAACCTCCGGACGCGCGGCTTCTCGGGCTATCTCACGGAGCTACTCGTCGTCGAGTACGGCGGTTTCCGGCCACTGCTCGACGCCGCGAGCGACTGGCAGCCACCGGTGGAACTCGACCCGGAAGACCACGGCACCGCGACCTTCGACGATCCACTCGTCGTGATCGACCCGACCGACCCCGAGCGCAACGTCGCGGCCGTCTGTGCGCCGGAGAACGTCGCACGCCTCCAGCACTACGCGCGGGACCTCCTCGCGACCCCCCGCGAGGACCTGTTCTTCCCGCCGGACACCGAACCGCTCGCTGCCGAGGACCTCCGCCGCCATCTGGAGCGGCGCGGGACGACCCCGGTCGCGGTCGTCTTCGAGACACCCGACATCGTCGCCGACCAACTGTATCCACAGCTCAGACGCTCGCTGTCGGGCGTCCGGAGCGAACTCGACCGCCGGGGCTTCGACGTGCTCCGCGCGACCACCTTCGCCGACGACCGCGCCGTCCTGCTGTGTGAACTCGAAGTCGCCGAGCGACCGGCCATCCAGCGCCACGGCGGGCCGCCGGTCCACGTCCGCGAACACGCCGAGGGCTTCTTCGGGACGTACGCGGACGGCGAGGCCGACTCTGCCGACGCCGACGACCCGCCTGCTGTCTACGGTCCCTTCCTCGACGGCGACCGGTTCGTCGTCGAACGCGACCGCGAGTTCACGAGCGCGGCCGACTTCCTCCGGAGCGACGCGCTGTTCGACGTGGCACTCGGTACGCACGTCGCCACCGCACTCGACGCGGGGTACGACGTGCTGGTCGGTGACGACCTCGCGAGCCTCACCGACGAGTTCGGCGTCGAACTCGCCGGGTACTTCGACCCGAAACCGTAG
- a CDS encoding GNAT family N-acetyltransferase: MDYRSVPESHREAFFDAVRYAFRPEDGPAWERPDDDEDRPRPMTLRGMYDADPATPDAELSADDLHATGGYYDFTTRIRDDWHTAGGVSVVTADPTIRRSGVVATMLDEMLAEFRDEGVDFSVLWPFEYDFYRRFGWAKSNDTALVTLPPEALAAVAPDPAGEFVRLTADDWETVESVRDEWATEALAVRRSEAFWRYRIFDSWQSDPYAYGWERDGELRGYLVYRVEEGEGDDGKTMAVTELAGVDREATDHLYRFCRNHDSQVESVRIRLPVDTSLLDRLTDPRAADVEIRPGPMVRIVDVARALSALSYPAGVSTTVTLSVSDPRCDWNEGRFELSVADGSGTVTWLTETSEAGADAHLGVGPLSQLAVGSLSASELASYGDVAGPDRDAPAEQTVETLAALFPKEPVYLREGF; this comes from the coding sequence ATGGACTACCGCTCCGTCCCCGAGTCGCACCGCGAGGCGTTCTTCGACGCGGTGCGCTACGCCTTCAGGCCGGAAGACGGCCCGGCGTGGGAGCGACCGGACGACGACGAAGACCGACCGAGACCGATGACGCTGCGCGGGATGTACGACGCCGACCCGGCGACGCCGGACGCCGAGTTGTCCGCCGACGACCTCCACGCGACCGGCGGCTACTACGACTTCACGACCCGCATCCGCGACGACTGGCACACCGCCGGCGGCGTGAGCGTCGTCACCGCCGATCCGACGATCCGGCGCTCGGGCGTCGTGGCGACGATGCTCGACGAGATGCTCGCGGAGTTCCGCGACGAGGGCGTCGACTTCTCCGTCCTGTGGCCCTTCGAGTACGACTTCTACCGGCGGTTCGGCTGGGCGAAGTCGAACGACACCGCACTCGTGACACTTCCACCAGAGGCACTCGCGGCGGTCGCCCCCGACCCGGCCGGCGAGTTCGTCCGCCTCACAGCCGACGACTGGGAGACGGTCGAGTCGGTCCGCGACGAGTGGGCGACCGAGGCGCTGGCGGTCCGGCGGAGCGAGGCGTTCTGGCGCTACCGCATCTTCGACTCCTGGCAGTCGGACCCCTACGCCTACGGCTGGGAACGCGACGGGGAGCTTCGCGGCTACCTCGTCTACCGCGTCGAGGAAGGCGAGGGTGACGACGGGAAGACGATGGCAGTGACCGAACTCGCGGGCGTGGACCGCGAGGCGACCGACCACCTGTACCGCTTCTGCCGGAACCACGACTCGCAGGTGGAGTCGGTCCGCATCCGGCTGCCGGTCGACACGTCGCTCCTCGACCGACTGACCGATCCGCGCGCGGCCGACGTCGAAATCCGACCGGGACCGATGGTCCGCATCGTGGACGTGGCGCGCGCGCTGTCGGCGCTGTCGTACCCCGCCGGCGTCTCGACGACGGTCACGCTGTCGGTGTCCGACCCGCGCTGTGACTGGAACGAGGGACGCTTCGAACTCTCGGTCGCGGACGGCAGCGGGACCGTGACGTGGCTAACCGAGACGAGTGAGGCGGGTGCGGACGCCCACCTCGGGGTCGGGCCGCTGTCGCAACTCGCGGTCGGGTCGCTGTCGGCGAGCGAGTTGGCGTCCTACGGCGACGTCGCGGGGCCGGACCGGGACGCGCCGGCCGAACAGACGGTCGAGACGCTGGCCGCGCTGTTCCCGAAGGAACCGGTCTACCTGCGGGAAGGGTTCTGA